One genomic region from Solwaraspora sp. WMMD792 encodes:
- a CDS encoding 3-deoxy-7-phosphoheptulonate synthase class II — MGQEWHQLSYPSVGHPSLQTSRPAADSVEDEAFGLDRWRGLPRAQTPPWPDPAAVDEVCQVLGNVPSVVAPYEVDQLRERLALVCDGKAFLLQGGDCAETFTDNTESHLLANARTILQMAVVLTYGASLPVVKVARVAGQYTKPRSSPTDALGLPAYRGDMINSLDTTAQARVADPQRMIRAYANSAAAMNMLRAYLAGGLADLHAVHDWNKGFVKRSPAGERYEAIAREIDRALAFIQACGMTDDEALRTVTLYCSHEALALEYDRALTRISGDRPYGLSGHFLWVGERTRQIDGAHIDFISRIANPIGVKLGPGTSPEQALELCEKLNPDNIPGRLTLISRMGNHKVRDALPPIVEKVTAAGARVVWQCDPMHGNTHESSNGYKTRHFDRIVDEVLGYFEVHRGLQTHPGGLHVELTGEDVTECLGGAQAIEDIHLPDRYETACDPRLNTQQSLELAFLVAEMLRG; from the coding sequence ATGGGCCAAGAATGGCATCAGTTGAGCTATCCGTCGGTCGGGCACCCGAGCCTGCAGACCAGCCGTCCCGCCGCCGACTCGGTCGAGGACGAGGCGTTCGGGCTGGACCGGTGGCGCGGCCTGCCCCGGGCACAGACACCGCCCTGGCCGGATCCGGCCGCGGTCGACGAGGTGTGCCAGGTGCTGGGCAACGTCCCGTCGGTGGTCGCCCCGTACGAGGTCGACCAGTTGCGGGAGCGGCTGGCGCTGGTCTGTGACGGCAAGGCCTTCCTGCTGCAGGGCGGCGACTGCGCCGAGACCTTCACCGACAACACCGAGAGCCATCTGCTGGCCAACGCCCGCACCATCCTGCAGATGGCGGTGGTGCTGACGTACGGCGCGTCGCTACCGGTGGTCAAGGTGGCCCGGGTCGCCGGTCAGTACACCAAGCCCCGCTCGTCGCCGACCGACGCGCTCGGGTTGCCCGCGTACCGCGGCGACATGATCAACTCGCTGGACACCACGGCGCAGGCCCGGGTCGCCGACCCGCAGCGGATGATCCGGGCGTACGCCAACTCCGCCGCCGCGATGAACATGCTCCGCGCCTACCTCGCCGGTGGGCTGGCCGACCTGCACGCGGTGCACGACTGGAACAAGGGCTTCGTCAAGCGGTCCCCGGCCGGCGAACGCTACGAGGCGATCGCCCGGGAGATCGACCGGGCGCTGGCGTTCATCCAGGCCTGCGGGATGACCGACGACGAGGCGTTGCGGACCGTCACCCTCTACTGCTCACACGAGGCGCTCGCGCTGGAGTACGACCGGGCGTTGACCCGGATCTCCGGCGACCGCCCCTACGGACTGTCCGGACACTTCCTGTGGGTAGGCGAGCGGACCCGGCAGATTGACGGCGCGCACATCGACTTCATCTCCCGCATCGCCAACCCGATCGGCGTCAAGCTCGGCCCCGGCACCAGTCCCGAGCAGGCCCTCGAGCTGTGCGAGAAGCTCAACCCGGACAACATTCCCGGCCGGCTCACGCTGATCAGCCGGATGGGCAACCACAAGGTCCGCGACGCGCTGCCGCCGATCGTCGAGAAGGTCACCGCCGCTGGCGCCCGGGTGGTGTGGCAGTGCGACCCGATGCACGGCAACACCCACGAGTCGTCCAACGGCTACAAGACCCGCCACTTCGACCGCATCGTCGACGAGGTGCTCGGCTACTTCGAGGTGCACCGGGGTCTGCAGACCCACCCCGGTGGTCTGCACGTTGAGCTGACCGGCGAGGACGTCACCGAGTGCCTCGGCGGCGCCCAGGCGATCGAGGACATCCACCTGCCGGACCGGTACGAGACCGCCTGCGACCCGCGGCTCAACACCCAGCAGTCCCTGGAGCTGGCCTTCCTGGTCGCGGAGATGCTCCGTGGCTGA